The sequence TGGTGGACCCTCTCGACGAATCAGTGCTGAAGAATCTGACTGAATCCACAGGCTGCTCGATCAAGCCCCTGATCAGCAATGAAACTGAAATCCTGCAGGCCATCAACCGTTACTATGAACAGTGGCAGCCGTCATCCTTCAAGTCCACCAGGGACGAGATAATGGGCCTGGAGATCATCGATCAGGCCGCCAGACTGAATACTGAGATCGAGATGTCGTTCAAGGAGCTGTCGTCCGAAAAAAACTACGGCGACGAGCGCACGGTATCGCGTCTGGTCAACATCATCATCATGAAGGCGATCCAGGTCAAGGCCTCAGACATCCATGTCGAACCTGAAGCGGACGACGTGCGGATCAGATATCGCCTGGACGGGATCCTGCATGAAGTCATGTCTCTCTCCGACGAGATCAAGGACAACCTTTCTTCCAAGATCAAGATCACTGCGGAAATGGACATTGCTGAAAAGCGGATTCCCCAGGACGGACGTATCACCATGTCCACCAAGGCTGGAAAAAACGTAGATATCCGCGTATCCACCTATCCATCTATTTTCGGAGAAAAACTGGTGCTGCGGCTCCTGGATAAGAGCGCGTCTCTGATCTCCCTCGAGGACGCAGGATTTCCCCACAATATTCTGGGTAAATTCAAGGACCTGATCCATAAACCCAACGGTATCATACTGGTTACAGGACCCACAGGATCCGGCAAGACGTCCACTCTTTATGCGGCCCTGCATGAGATCAATTCAATGGACAAGAACATCGTGACCATCGAAGATCCCGTCGAATACCATATCCCGCACATCACTCAGGCCCAGGTGCTGACCAAGGCCGGATTCACCTTTCCGATCGGCCTCAGGTCCATCCTGCGCCAGGACCCGGACATCATCATGGTCGGAGAAATCCGCGACATCGAAACAGCCGAAACGGCTATCAGAGCAGCTCTTACAGGCCACCTGGTCTTCTCCACTCTGCACACCAACGACGCGTCCGGGGCGGTCACCAGGCTCGTGGACATGGGCGTGGAACCTTTCCTCGTGGCGTCCTCTGTGATAGGAGTTCTCGCCCAGCGCCTGGTGCGGAAGATCTGCCCTCACTGCAAAGTCAAAGTCAAACCCAATGCTTCGATTGTAAAAAGAATGGGACTGGAAGAGGGAGAAGAGCTGTATGAGGGCAAAGGCTGTGAGGTCTGCAATTTCACCGGTTATCTCGGCCGCACAGGTGTTTTCGAATTCCTGCTGCCGTCCGAGGAAATCCGGAAACTGATCATTTTCAAGGAGGCCTCCTCAGTGATCAAGACCAAGGCCAAGAAGGAAGGCATGGAAACGTTGCGGGCGAACGGACTGGAAAAAGTCAGGCGCGGCATCACCACTCTGGATGAAGTAGTGCGCGTGACTTACGGTTAGACAATAAACAAACGATTATCTAATTTTTGATCGCCCAGAGCTTGATGAAGAGCAGCTCCAGTCCTTCGACTGTGAAGCCATCCCGATTCTTGGAAGTGATTTCGTAGTCAGTGAGCAGGTCGTAAAACTGGACCAGATTGCTTTTGTTGATGAAAGAGAGGCCTGTGCCGTAAAAGCAGAGCTGCCGCTCTGATTTAAGCGGGCAGTTTGAGGGTAGGTCAGGAAAATTTTCCAAGAGCAGCTTCTTCGCTTCCGCAAAAATCTTATTGATATCCCAGAATCTCTTTTGCGAAACCGCGTTCTGATAGTCCCGGGAAATTTTAATAAAAGCTTCCGGCAGACCCGGTTTATCGCAGAGCGTGATCCAGCCGAGCGCACGGATTCCGTCCCGCAGGACTTCGAACACCACGATCTCGTTTCTCTCATCAGCGCATTGTCTGATCAGGGAGTCGGTCTGTTTCTTGTCGCGGTTAAAAAAAGAGCGCACCAGGTCGTTAACCAGCCATTCCGCTCCAGCCTGGAAACAGAGCACAGCTTTCGCGTCTTCAATGGAAATCGCCGGTTTTCCAAGAGAGTAAAGCACGAGTTTCCCGATTTCGGAAACTGCCTGCTCTTTTTTTCCGCCTGTCGCGGAAAAAACCAGTTCAGGAACGCCAAAATCAATCTTCACTTGATATTTCAGGAATTCAGCTCTCACCCAGGTCAGAAAATCCCGCTCATAGGTTTTCTTGAATTCATGCAGTTCCGCGATATTTCCGAGTTTCTTCCTGCAGGAATTCTCGATTTCACCGTATGAAACTGCCAGATCGGACTGCAGGTCAGCCGGCAGTGATTCCAGGAATCTGCATAACTGGGATTCAGTCAAAAAAGCGGCTTTCAGATGCACGAGCTTTCCCTTGCTGAACATTTCAGGTGTCAGAAGTGCTTCCCTGATCCGCTGCTGAAATTCATCCGGATTCTTCTGATAGGCTTCTTCGGAAAAAGTCTCAACGCAAAAACCGGATTTCCCTGACTTGAATTCTTCCAGAGCCTGAGCGCTGTCGACAGAATCGTAT is a genomic window of Candidatus Wallbacteria bacterium containing:
- a CDS encoding GspE/PulE family protein; the protein is MEKIKTEEKLLLAMMETGLADKAKVKEILHQCKKTTTSLGRYLLKSGILTQKEFIKLVQSKMGIAYANLNIFIIDPNTTRLVPKNICKEFLLFPLIKVKNILIVAMVDPLDESVLKNLTESTGCSIKPLISNETEILQAINRYYEQWQPSSFKSTRDEIMGLEIIDQAARLNTEIEMSFKELSSEKNYGDERTVSRLVNIIIMKAIQVKASDIHVEPEADDVRIRYRLDGILHEVMSLSDEIKDNLSSKIKITAEMDIAEKRIPQDGRITMSTKAGKNVDIRVSTYPSIFGEKLVLRLLDKSASLISLEDAGFPHNILGKFKDLIHKPNGIILVTGPTGSGKTSTLYAALHEINSMDKNIVTIEDPVEYHIPHITQAQVLTKAGFTFPIGLRSILRQDPDIIMVGEIRDIETAETAIRAALTGHLVFSTLHTNDASGAVTRLVDMGVEPFLVASSVIGVLAQRLVRKICPHCKVKVKPNASIVKRMGLEEGEELYEGKGCEVCNFTGYLGRTGVFEFLLPSEEIRKLIIFKEASSVIKTKAKKEGMETLRANGLEKVRRGITTLDEVVRVTYG